The DNA region GGAGAGCGTCATGGGGAGGTTCCGGTGGCATCTGAGCGGTGCCTAGAGCATCCTCACGAAACTCCTGTGACAGAGCGACCCAAATCGGCGCCATTCGCCGTCCGCCCCTCCCTCCCCAACTTTCCTGCCAAAGCCGGCAATTATGGGGTTGGTTTGCACGCCGACTTTCCCTATAAGCCGCTTCTAGCCTGAAAAGACCATCTCTCTGCGCCCGGCCGGTGACCTCCCTCACCCAGGCCGGTTTTTCGCGCAGGTCAAAGAACGGATAGAGCCATGCCGAAGCGCCAAGATATCAAGTCCATCCTCATCATTGGCGCAGGGCCGATCGTCATCGGCCAGGCATGCGAGTTCGACTATTCCGGCACCCAGGCGGTGAAGGCGCTGAAGGAGGAAGGGTACCGGGTTATCCTGGTCAACTCCAACCCGGCCACCATCATGACCGATCCGGGCCTCGCCGACGCCACTTACGTCGAGCCGATCACGCCTGAAGTCGTCGCCAAGATCATCGCCAAGGAGCGCCCGGATGCGCTGCTCCCGACCATGGGCGGCCAGACGGCACTCAACACCGCGCTCTCCCTGAAGCGGATGGGCGTGCTTGACCGCTACAATGTCGAGATGATCGGCGCCAAGCCGGCTGCCATCGACATGGCCGAAGACCGCGCCCTCTTCCGCGAGGCCATGGCCCGCATCGGCCTTGAGACGCCGAAGTCGATGCTGGCCAATGCGACCGAGATCAAGGACGCCGACCGCAAGACCCATGAAGCTGCCCGCAACGAACTGCGTGCAAAACTCTCCGGCGCCGAACTCGACAAGGCGCTCGACGAGCTGGAAAACCAGTGGAACCTGGGTGAGACCGACCGCAAGCAGCGCTACATGGCCCATGCCATGGCGATCGCCGCCCAGGCGCTCGACCATGTCGGCCTGCCCGCCATCATCCGCCCGTCCTTCACCATGGGCGGCACCGGTGGCGGCATCGCCTACAACCGCTCGGAATTCTACGAGATCATCAATTCCGGCCTCGACGCCTCGCCGACGACGGAAGTCCTCATCGAGGAAAGCGTCCTCGGCTGGAAGGAATATGAAATGGAAGTCGTCCGCGACAAGGCGGACAACTGCATCATCATCTGCTCGATCGAAAACATCGACCCGATGGGCGTGCACACCGGTGACTCGATCACCGTTGCTCCGGCACTGACCCTGACGGACAAGGAATACCAGATCATGCGCAACGCCTCGATCGCGGTTCTCCGCGAGATCGGCGTTGAAACCGGCGGCTCGAACGTCCAGTTCGCCGTCAATCCGAAGGACGGCCGCCTCGTCGTTATCGAAATGAACCCGCGCGTCTCGCGCTCGTCGGCGCTGGCCTCCAAGGCCACCGGCTTCCCGATCGCCAAAGTCGCCGCCAAGCTCGCCGTCGGCTATACGCTGGATGAACTCGACAACGACATCACCGGCGGCGCGACGCCGGCTTCGTTCGAACCGTCGATCGATTACGTCGTCACAAAAATCCCGCGCTTTGCCTTCGAGAAGTTCCCGGGCGCCGAGCCGACGCTGACCACCGCTATGAAGTCGGTCGGCGAAGTCATGGCGATCGGCCGCACCTTTGCAGAATCGCTGCAGAAGGCCCTGCGCGGCCTCGAGACCGGCCTCACCGGCCTCGACGAAATCGAAATCCCCGGTCTCGGCTCGAACGGCGATGGCGGCGACGACAAGAACGCCATCCGCGCGGCCATCGGCACGCCGACGCCTGACCGCCTGCGCATGGTCGCCCAGGCGCTTCGCCTCGGCATGTCGCCGGAGGAAGTGCACGAAGGCTGCAAGATCGATCCGTGGTTCATCGCCCAGTTCAAAGCGATCGTCGACATGGAAGCCCGCGTGCGCGAGCATGGTCTGCCGGAAGATGCCGAAAACCTGCGCGCGCTGAAGGCCATGGGCTTCTCCGATGCCCGCCTCGCCTCGCTCTCCGGCAAGCGCCCGAAGGAAGTAGCCGAACTGCGCAACGGGCTTGGCGTGCGCCCGGTCTTCAAGCGCATCGACACCTGCGCCGCTGAATTCGCCTCGCCGACCGCCTACATGTACTCGTCCTATGAGACGCCCTTCGTCGGCCAGCTCCGCTCCGAAGCCCAGGTCTCCGACCGCAAGAAGGTCGTCATCCTCGGCGGCGGCCCGAACCGCATCGGCCAGGGCATCGAATTCGACTATTGCTGCTGCCATGCCGCCTTCGCGCTGAAGGATGCGGGCTTCGAAGCCATCATGGTCAACTGCAATCCGGAAACCGTCTCGACCGACTACGACACCTCAGACCGCCTCTATTTCGAGCCGCTGACGGCCGAAGACGTGATCGAGATCCTGCGCGCCGAGCAGGAAAAGGGCGAAGTCGTCGGCGTCATCGTCCAGTTCGGTGGCCAGACCCCGCTGAAGCTCGCCGAAGCGCTGGAAAAGAATGGCATCCCGATCCTTGGCACCGCGCCCGACATGATCGACCTCGCCGAAGACCGCGACCGCTTCCAGAAGCTCCTGATGAAGCTCGACCTGACCCAGCCGAACAATGGCATCGCCTACTCGGTCGAGCAGGCCCGCCTGGTCGCGACCGAAATCGGCTTCCCGCTGGTCGTTCGCCCGTCCTACGTGCTCGGCGGCCGCGCCATGCAGATCATCCATTCGGAAGGTCAGCTGCAGTCCTACCTGCTCGACACCGTTCCGGGTCTCGTGCCCGAGGACATCAAGCAGCGCTACCCGAACGACAAGACCGGCCAGATCAACACCCTGCTCGGCAAGAACCCGCTGCTGTTCGACAGCTACCTCACCAATGCCATCGAAGTCGACGTCGATGCGCTTTGCGATGGCGAAACCGTCTTCGTCTCGGGGATCATGGAGCATATCGAGGAAGCCGGCATCCATTCGGGTGACTCGGCCTGCTCGCTGCCCTCTCGTTCGCTGTCCAAGGACATGCTGGACGAGTTGGAACGCCAGACGGCCGCCATGGCCAAGGCGCTCAATGTCGGCGGCCTGATGAACGTCCAGTACGCCATCAAGGACGACGTGATCTACGTGCTCGAAGTCAATCCGCGTGCCTCGCGCACCGTACCCTTCGTCGCCAAGACCATCGGCGCCCCGATCGCCAAGATCGCCGCCCGCATCATGACTGGCGAAAAGCTCGACGACGCGATCGCCGCCTATGGCACGAAGCCCGATCCGCGCAACCTCAAGCACATCGCCGTCAAGGAAGCCGTCTTCCCCTTCGCCCGCTTCCCCGGCGTCGACACGCTGCTCGGTCCGGAAATGCGCTCCACCGGCGAAGTGATGGGTCTCGACACCGACTTTGCGCTCGCCTTCGCCAAGAGCCAGCTCGGCGCCTCCGTCGAACTGCCGCGTGACGGCACGGTCTTCGTTTCGGTTCGCGACGAAGATAAGGCCCGCGTCCTGCCCGCGATCCTGCTTCTGACCGAAATCGGCTTCAAGGTCATGGCGACCGGCGGCACCCAGCGCTTCCTCGCCGAAAATGACATCCCGGCGATGAAGATCAACAAGGTGTTGGAAGGACGTCCGCATATCGAGGACGCCATCCGCAACCGTCAGGTCCAGCTGGTCATCAACACGACCGACGGCAACAAGGCGATCTCGGACTCGAAGTCGCTCCGTCGCGCCGCCCTGATGCAGAAGGTGCCTTACTACACCACCATGGCCGGAGCCCTCGCCGCGGCCGAAGCCATCCGGGCGCTGAAGGGCGGCCAGCTCGAAGTACGTCCGCTGCAGAGCTATTTCTGAGGCGGGTCAATGAAGCCGCTCCATTTCACCCTCCACGCGGAAACGGTGATTTCGGAGCGGCAACTTGATCGATCAGGGATCGAATTGTCCGTCCGAGAGCCGGATTGGCACGAGGCGGATCCGGCAGGTCCGCCCACCGACCAGCGCTACCGGCGCATTCCGGAACGCGATGATCGGATCATGCGGGTAATCTGCTTGGCAACGACGACCGAAATCCCAATCATCACGGCATTCCTCGATCGCAAGGCACGGATGTCCAAATGAAGCCGAAGCTCGAATATGATGCCGCCGCCGATGCGGCCTATATCCGCTTCTCCACCGAGCCGGTGCTCGAGACCGAGGAAGCGTCGAAAGGCATCATGCTGGACTATGATCGCGACGGCAGGATTGTCGGCCTCGAAGTTCCGAACGAAAGCACAAACCTGCCGGCAGCCGCACTTGAGGATGCCGCCTGAACGGCATGTCCAAAGTCTAGCCAGCGCATTTCAAAACAACAAAGAGGGCAACCCACCCTTGACGGCCCTTTGCTCATTCTTTATTTATCCGATCAGTTAATTAACCGATCGGCTAATTTCATGCCCGCTGACCCTTTATCCGAAACCCTCTTTGCCCTCGCCGATCCAACGCGGCGTGCTATCCTGGCCCGTTTGTCCACCGGCGAAGCGACGGTCAACGAATTGGCCGAGCCGTTTGCCATGAGCCTGCCGGCCGTCTCCAAACATCTGAAGGTGTTGGAGAGGGCCAAGCTGATCTCGCGCAGTCGAAGCGCCCAGTGGCGCCCCTGCCGGCTGGAGCCGGAACCCTTGAAAGCGGTGGACAGATGGGTGGGCGACTATCGCAAGCTCTGGGACCAGCGGCTGGATAAACTGGAAGGCTATCTGGCTGAGATACAGGCTGGACGCCGAGAGAAGGAGGATAGGACCGATGACTGACAAGCTGGAAATCTTCAACGAGCGGCGATATCCGGTTGCCCCGGCCATCCTGTTCGACGCCTTCGCGGATCCTGACAAGCTTGCTCTCTGGTGGGGGCCGCATGGCTTCACCAACCGGATCGACGCCTTCGACTTCCAGGTGGGCGGCGACTGGCGGCTGACGATGACCTCCTCTGACGGCACTGATTTCGCCAACCGCTGGACCTTTCAGGAAATCGAACGCCCCGTTCGCATTGTCGCGCTCCACCATGAGCCGATGCATGTCTTCACACTCGAGATGACATTCGAACCGGCGGATGCCGGCACTTCTCTTAGGTGGCGCATGCTGTTTGAGCCGACCGATGAAAACCGCCAACTGCAAAAGTTCATTCGCGCAGCCAATGAGCAGAACCTGGACCGCCTCGAACATCTCCTTGAACAGAAAGATCGATGACATGACGGAACAAATCGACCCCGCCCGCATCCTCGAAGTGGATCGCCTCGTCTCCGCCCCCATCGATCTCGTCTTCGAGATGTTCACCCAGCCACGGCACATCGATCAGTGGTGGGGACCGGACGGTTTCCGCAATGAGACCCACGAGATGGAGTTTTCCGTCGGCGGCCTGTGGCGCTACACGATGCACGGACCGGACGGCAAGGACTGGCCGAACTGGGTACGCTATCAGGACATCACGCCCCCGACCCGCATCGCCTATGAGCATGGTGGTGAAATGGGTGAGCCCGCGCATTTCGACGGCGTCATTACCCTTCAGCCGCAGGGCTCGGAAACCCGGGTGACGATCACGCTGATTTTTCCTTCAGCCGAAGCCCGCGACGCGACGCTTGAGTTCGGCGCCGTCGAAGGCGGTCGTCAAACGCTTGCCCGCCTAGACGGGTTCGCCTCGAGCCAGATGCTCGGGAGTTGACATCTCCGACATGTCCCGGCCCTTCATCGGCGAGAACATGTTCCATCAAATAATGGCATTTGTCTAAAGCCGTACGCCAAGGCACTGTGCCGCCGTCTATCGGGAGGTTAGCATGTCCGAGATCATCGAAACCGCCGCTACCAAAGCCACCCGCCGCGAATGGATCGGCCTTCTGATCCTGTCCATCGCCTGCCTGATCTATTCGATGGATCTCTCCGTGCTCTTCCTCGCGATCCCGTCGATCGTTCGCGATCTTGATCCGTCCGCCACACAGCTCCTCTGGATCAATGATATCTACGGCTTCATGGTCGCAGGCTTCCTCGTGACCATGGGCACGCTCGGCGACAGGATCGGCCGACGCAAGGTGCTGCTGATTGGCGCCTTCTTCTTTGCCGCCGCCTCAATCTTTGCTGCCTTCGCCCGAACCGCCGACATGCTGATCTTGGCGCGCGCGCTCCTTGGCATCGCCGGCGCCACCATCGCCCCCTCCACGCTCTCGCTCGTCGTCAACCTGTTTCGCGATGAAGGCGAGCGCAACCGTGCCATCAGCATCTGGGGCACCGCCTTCGCGCTCGGCGGCCTCATCGGTCCATTGATCGGTGGCGTATTGCTGCAATACTTCCACTGGGGCTCGGTCTTCCTGATCAACGTGCCGATCATGGCGCTGCTCCTCGCGACAGCGCCCTTCCTGCTACCGGAATACAAGGACGACAATGCCGGTCGCCTCGATCTTTTGAGCGTCGCACTTTCGCTGCTGACGGTGCTCCCCGTTGTCTATGGCTTCAAGAAGATGGCCGCCGACGGCTTTTCCTCCGAACAGCTCCTGCCCATCGCCCTCGGTCTCGTCGTCGGCTGGATCTTCGTCAGGCGCCAGAAGACGCTGGAGCACCCAATGATCGATCTCGCCCTTTTCCGCATCCCCGCTTTCGCCGCTTCACTGCTGGTCAATCTCGCCGGTGTCTTCTTCATCTTCGGAATTTTTCTCTTCCAGAACCTCTTCTTCCAGCTCGTCGTCGGCCTGACGCCGCTCGAAGCCGCGCTCTGGTCGATACCCTCCTCATTGGTTTTCACCATCATGTCCTTCCAGGCCTGGCGCGTGACGAACCGGTTCGGTCCCGTCCGCACCGTGCTGGCTGGTCTCTTGGTGAACGCGCTCGGCACCGGCCTGATGGCGATCGCCGCGTGGCATTCCAGCCTCGTCGGTGTCCTCGCATCCAGCATGATCATGGGCATCGGCTTCGTGCACGTGATTCTGACAACCACGGGTCTGATCGTCGGCACCGCGCCGCCGGAACGGGCAGGCTCCGCCTCGGCCATCTCGGAGACCAGCGCGGAATTTGGCGGCGCGCTCGGTGTGGCAATTCTCGGCAGCTTGGCGACGGTCTTCTACCGCTTCGGCATGGCCAAAGCAGACCTGAACGGCCTTGCCCCAACCGACGCCGCAGCCGTCACCACGACGCTCGGCAGCGCCATCGACATCGCCCGCAAGACCGGCAACGAGGCCGCTCCATGGCTCGCCACGGCCCGCGACAGCTATGCCGGTGGCTTCGCAATTTGTTGTCTCCTCGCCTGTGTCACCCTCCTGGCGCTCGCCGCGATTGCCCAACGAGTTTACGCCCGCGCCCACATTGACGAGAGCCGCATGGGTCAGCACTAAAGAGATCTTTCACTGAAGCTTTCCGGGCTTCTTCGTATCGGGAAAGCTCTAGCTCCCTGTCCTGGGAAATTCGAGACGCCCGACCGCTGCGCACTTTTGCTGGAATTGCTTTAGACCTGCAGCGAAGCGCGCAAGCGAGCGACATCCGCCAGATCGGACCGGAAGACGGCAAGGCTGCGCACCTTTAGCGCCTCGTCCGGCATGCGCAGAATGGCAGCCGGGTGCGTGGTCACGAACAGGATCATCCCGTCTCGCATCGGGATAGGCATGCCGCGCACCTCGGCAATGGGTTTTGCCTCTCCCGTAAGCGCCAGATAGGCCGTCGCGCCCAGCGCCACCACGACCTTTGGCTTCACGACGTCCAATTCCTTCGCCAGCCACCAGCGGCAATGCGCCACCTCGCCGGCCTCGGGCCGCATGTGGATCCGGCGCTTGCCACGCCGCTCATGTTTGAAATGCTTCACTGCATTGGTCACGTAGACCTCGTCACGGTCGATCCCGGCCATGGAAATGGCCTCGTCGAAGACCCGGCCAGCGGGGCCCACGAATGGCCGCCCAGCCAGGTCTTCCGTGTCGCCCGGCTGCTCACCGACAAACATCACCTCGGCATTCTCTGCTCCCTCGCCGAATACCGTCTGGGTCGCATGGCAATGCAGTGGACAAAGCGTGCAACCTGCCGCTTCACGGCGCAGCGTTTCGAGCGGCGTCAACGGCTCACGCCCCTCGTCTGCATCCTGCGCTCGCCAGGCCTCCTGCAAGCGCTCATGAAAGGCTGGCGGTTGGCTTGCCGCGCGGGCCGCCATCTCCGCCACTCGGCGCTCGGCTCCCGCGATCAGCCCCGGGATAAGCGCCGCCTCCGGCATGTTCTTCCAGTATTTCTTCGGCATCTCCGATTGCATCGCCCGGATTTTCACCCGCGCCGGATTGAAGATGTTGGCGAAATAAGTCTGCCAGAGCCCATCCGTCTCGTCCTCTGCAACAGGCCTCTCCGCCGGCTCTGTCGAGACCTGCAGCACTTCCCCGTCCCAGGCCGCAGCGCCCTTCGGCGTTGCGATCAGCCAATCCATGTCGGTGAAGCGACGCTGGAAGAAGCCGGCCGTGCGCGCAACGATGAAATGATCAGGCTCGAACCAGGCGACGAAGCGACGCCGTCCCGTCTGCATAGCCGGCACCTCGCGAAAGCGCACAAAGGCCTTCATCTTGTGACTGTCTCGCCTGACATTCTTGATCATCGCCCGCAACAGGCTGACATCGGGATCCGAAGTCACCTCCAGCAGCGCGCGCTCTTTCTCGATCCGCCAGAGCAACCGGTAGAGAAGTCCGAAACGCGCGGGATCGCTGTGGCATATCGCGGCCTCGGCAGCCTCCAGAAACCCCTTCGGCACAGAAAAGACGGCGGCAGCGCCTGCATAGCTTTCGACGGAGGCATTCAACCCGAACAGGTCCCCTCCGCCATCCGCTGATTGCCAGAGAACATCCTGCGGCGGAACACCTCCGGCAAGAAGCGCCCGCGCGGCACTACGCCACTCGGCGAAATCCCCCCGCCCTTTCAGCATCACTTGGCGCATCAGAACAGCTGCAACTGTTCCGGCGGCGGCGCAAAGGCCGCCCTCAGATCCGAGCGATCGAGGCTCTGATGCGGTGACCACCCCTCCGCCGTGATGAACGAGCGCACCTTCTTGAGCGATACGCCCAGCCGCGCAAGATCCTCAAGCCGCACCGTGCGATGACGCCGCGCCGAGATCAGCGCATTGACGGTCTTGGTGCCGAAGCCCGGCACGCGCAGCAAGGTTTCCTTGTCCGCCTTGTTCACATCAACCGGAAAACGGTCGCGATTGCCAAGCGCCCAGGCGAGCTTCGGGTCAAGCTCGAGATCGAGCATGCCGCCATGCCCAACCGACGAAATCTCTTCGACGGAAAAACCGTAGAAGCGATAAAGCCAGTCGGCCTGGTAGAGCCTGTGCTCGCGCATCAGCGGCGGCTTGATCAGCGGCAGGTTCTTCGAACTGTCCGGGATCGGGCTGAAGGCCGAATAATAGACGCGCTTCAGACCGTAGGAGCTGTAGAGCCGCGCACTCGACCCGAGGATCGTCGCGTCATTCGCCCCGTCGGCGCCCACGATCATCTGCGTGCTCTGCCCGCCAGGCACGAAGGTCTTGCGCTTACCCGTCATGGT from Rhizobium glycinendophyticum includes:
- a CDS encoding UdgX family uracil-DNA binding protein (This protein belongs to the uracil DNA glycosylase superfamily, members of which act in excision repair of DNA. However, it belongs more specifically to UdgX branch, whose founding member was found to bind uracil in DNA (where it does not belong), without cleaving it, appears to promote DNA repair by a pathway involving RecA, rather than base excision.), translated to MRQVMLKGRGDFAEWRSAARALLAGGVPPQDVLWQSADGGGDLFGLNASVESYAGAAAVFSVPKGFLEAAEAAICHSDPARFGLLYRLLWRIEKERALLEVTSDPDVSLLRAMIKNVRRDSHKMKAFVRFREVPAMQTGRRRFVAWFEPDHFIVARTAGFFQRRFTDMDWLIATPKGAAAWDGEVLQVSTEPAERPVAEDETDGLWQTYFANIFNPARVKIRAMQSEMPKKYWKNMPEAALIPGLIAGAERRVAEMAARAASQPPAFHERLQEAWRAQDADEGREPLTPLETLRREAAGCTLCPLHCHATQTVFGEGAENAEVMFVGEQPGDTEDLAGRPFVGPAGRVFDEAISMAGIDRDEVYVTNAVKHFKHERRGKRRIHMRPEAGEVAHCRWWLAKELDVVKPKVVVALGATAYLALTGEAKPIAEVRGMPIPMRDGMILFVTTHPAAILRMPDEALKVRSLAVFRSDLADVARLRASLQV
- a CDS encoding SRPBCC domain-containing protein, which produces MTDKLEIFNERRYPVAPAILFDAFADPDKLALWWGPHGFTNRIDAFDFQVGGDWRLTMTSSDGTDFANRWTFQEIERPVRIVALHHEPMHVFTLEMTFEPADAGTSLRWRMLFEPTDENRQLQKFIRAANEQNLDRLEHLLEQKDR
- the carB gene encoding carbamoyl-phosphate synthase large subunit, producing the protein MPKRQDIKSILIIGAGPIVIGQACEFDYSGTQAVKALKEEGYRVILVNSNPATIMTDPGLADATYVEPITPEVVAKIIAKERPDALLPTMGGQTALNTALSLKRMGVLDRYNVEMIGAKPAAIDMAEDRALFREAMARIGLETPKSMLANATEIKDADRKTHEAARNELRAKLSGAELDKALDELENQWNLGETDRKQRYMAHAMAIAAQALDHVGLPAIIRPSFTMGGTGGGIAYNRSEFYEIINSGLDASPTTEVLIEESVLGWKEYEMEVVRDKADNCIIICSIENIDPMGVHTGDSITVAPALTLTDKEYQIMRNASIAVLREIGVETGGSNVQFAVNPKDGRLVVIEMNPRVSRSSALASKATGFPIAKVAAKLAVGYTLDELDNDITGGATPASFEPSIDYVVTKIPRFAFEKFPGAEPTLTTAMKSVGEVMAIGRTFAESLQKALRGLETGLTGLDEIEIPGLGSNGDGGDDKNAIRAAIGTPTPDRLRMVAQALRLGMSPEEVHEGCKIDPWFIAQFKAIVDMEARVREHGLPEDAENLRALKAMGFSDARLASLSGKRPKEVAELRNGLGVRPVFKRIDTCAAEFASPTAYMYSSYETPFVGQLRSEAQVSDRKKVVILGGGPNRIGQGIEFDYCCCHAAFALKDAGFEAIMVNCNPETVSTDYDTSDRLYFEPLTAEDVIEILRAEQEKGEVVGVIVQFGGQTPLKLAEALEKNGIPILGTAPDMIDLAEDRDRFQKLLMKLDLTQPNNGIAYSVEQARLVATEIGFPLVVRPSYVLGGRAMQIIHSEGQLQSYLLDTVPGLVPEDIKQRYPNDKTGQINTLLGKNPLLFDSYLTNAIEVDVDALCDGETVFVSGIMEHIEEAGIHSGDSACSLPSRSLSKDMLDELERQTAAMAKALNVGGLMNVQYAIKDDVIYVLEVNPRASRTVPFVAKTIGAPIAKIAARIMTGEKLDDAIAAYGTKPDPRNLKHIAVKEAVFPFARFPGVDTLLGPEMRSTGEVMGLDTDFALAFAKSQLGASVELPRDGTVFVSVRDEDKARVLPAILLLTEIGFKVMATGGTQRFLAENDIPAMKINKVLEGRPHIEDAIRNRQVQLVINTTDGNKAISDSKSLRRAALMQKVPYYTTMAGALAAAEAIRALKGGQLEVRPLQSYF
- a CDS encoding DUF4258 domain-containing protein, giving the protein MKPLHFTLHAETVISERQLDRSGIELSVREPDWHEADPAGPPTDQRYRRIPERDDRIMRVICLATTTEIPIITAFLDRKARMSK
- a CDS encoding DUF2283 domain-containing protein, whose product is MKPKLEYDAAADAAYIRFSTEPVLETEEASKGIMLDYDRDGRIVGLEVPNESTNLPAAALEDAA
- a CDS encoding ArsR/SmtB family transcription factor, with the protein product MPADPLSETLFALADPTRRAILARLSTGEATVNELAEPFAMSLPAVSKHLKVLERAKLISRSRSAQWRPCRLEPEPLKAVDRWVGDYRKLWDQRLDKLEGYLAEIQAGRREKEDRTDD
- a CDS encoding SRPBCC domain-containing protein; amino-acid sequence: MTEQIDPARILEVDRLVSAPIDLVFEMFTQPRHIDQWWGPDGFRNETHEMEFSVGGLWRYTMHGPDGKDWPNWVRYQDITPPTRIAYEHGGEMGEPAHFDGVITLQPQGSETRVTITLIFPSAEARDATLEFGAVEGGRQTLARLDGFASSQMLGS
- a CDS encoding MFS transporter, encoding MSEIIETAATKATRREWIGLLILSIACLIYSMDLSVLFLAIPSIVRDLDPSATQLLWINDIYGFMVAGFLVTMGTLGDRIGRRKVLLIGAFFFAAASIFAAFARTADMLILARALLGIAGATIAPSTLSLVVNLFRDEGERNRAISIWGTAFALGGLIGPLIGGVLLQYFHWGSVFLINVPIMALLLATAPFLLPEYKDDNAGRLDLLSVALSLLTVLPVVYGFKKMAADGFSSEQLLPIALGLVVGWIFVRRQKTLEHPMIDLALFRIPAFAASLLVNLAGVFFIFGIFLFQNLFFQLVVGLTPLEAALWSIPSSLVFTIMSFQAWRVTNRFGPVRTVLAGLLVNALGTGLMAIAAWHSSLVGVLASSMIMGIGFVHVILTTTGLIVGTAPPERAGSASAISETSAEFGGALGVAILGSLATVFYRFGMAKADLNGLAPTDAAAVTTTLGSAIDIARKTGNEAAPWLATARDSYAGGFAICCLLACVTLLALAAIAQRVYARAHIDESRMGQH